The following coding sequences lie in one Gorilla gorilla gorilla isolate KB3781 chromosome 5, NHGRI_mGorGor1-v2.1_pri, whole genome shotgun sequence genomic window:
- the RGL2 gene encoding ral guanine nucleotide dissociation stimulator-like 2 isoform X1, with protein sequence MVVARSRISGLRRGQNLDLGPRGPKLLGPDPSPFDSTGALRRLGRGCLGPSGGDLGSPAPPTLPRTRWYYALPPQAPVSVWDEEEDGAVFTVTSRQYRPLDPLVPMPPPRSSRRLRAGTLEALVRHLLDTRTSGTDVTFMSAFLATHRAFTSTPALLGLMADRLEALESHPTDELERTTEVAISVLSTWLASHPEDFGSEAKGQLDRLESFLLQTGYAAGKGVGGGSADLIRNLRSRVDPQAPDLPKPLALPGDPPADPTDVLVFLADHLAEQLTLLDAELFLNLIPSQCLGGLWGHRDRPGHSHLCPSVRATVTQFNKVAGAVVSSVLGATSTGEGPGEVTIRPLRPPQRARLLEKWIRVAEECRLLRNFSSVYAVVSALQSSPIHRLRAAWGEATRDSLRVFSSLCQIFSEEDNYSQSRELLVQEVKLQSPLEPHSKKAPRSGSRGGGVVPYLGTFLKDLVMLDAASKDELENGYINFDKRRKEFAVLSELRRLQNECRGYNLQPDHDIQRWLQGLRPLTEAQSHRVSCEVEPPGSSDPPAPRVLRPTLVISQWTEVLGSVGVPTPLVSCDRPSMGGDEAPTTPAPLLTRLAQHMKWPSVSSLDSALESSPSLHSPADPSHLSPPASSPRPSRGHRRSASCGSPLSGGAEEASGGTGYGGGGSGPGASDCRIIRVQMELGEDGSVYKSILVTSQDKAPSVISRVLKKNNRDSAVASEYELVQLLPGERELTIPASANVFYAMDGASHDFLLRQRRRSSTATPGVTSGPSASGTPPSEGGGGSFPRIKATGRKIARALF encoded by the exons ATGGTGGTGGCCAGGAGCAGGATTTCGGGCCTCAGGAGGGGCCAGAATTTGGATTTGGGGCCCCGAGGCCCTAAACTCCTAGGTCCAGATCCTAG CCCCTTCGACTCCACCGGGGCCCTGAGGCGGCTGGGTCGGGGCTGTCTGGGCCCCAGTGGGGGAGACCTGGGGTCACCAGCTCCCCCAACCCTTCCTCGCACTCGCTGGTACTATGCCCTGCCACCACAG GCCCCTGTGTCCGTCTgggatgaggaggaggatggTGCCGTGTTTACCGTCACAAGCCGCCAATATCGACCTCTTGATCCCTTG GTCCCTATGCCTCCCCCACGTTCCTCCCGACGGCTCCGAGCTGGCACTCTGGAGGCCCTGGTCAGACACCTACTGGATACCCGGACATCAGGGACTGATGTGACCTTCATGTCAGCCTTCCTGGCTACCCACCGGGCCTTCACCTCCACGCCTGCCTTGCTAGGGCTTATGGCTGACAG GCTGGAAGCCCTTGAATCTCACCCTACCGACGAATTAGAGaggacaacaga GGTAGCCATCTCTGTACTGTCAACCTGGCTGGCCTCTCACCCTGAGGATTTTGGCTCTGAGGCCAAGGGTCAGCTTGACCGGCTTGAGAGCTTCTTACTTCAGACAGGGTATGCAGCAGGGAAGGGTGTTGGGGGGGGCAGCGCTGACCTCATCCGCAACCTCCGGTCCCGGGTGGACCCCCAGGCCCCCGACCTTCCTAAGCCCCTGGCCCTCCCCGGCGATCCCCCTGCTGACCCCACGGATGTCCTGGTGTTCCTCGCTGACCACTTGGCCGAACAGCTGACCCTGCTAGATGCG GAGCTTTTTCTCAATTTGATCCCTTCTCAGTGCCTGGGAGGCCTGTGGGGTCACAGAGACCGGCCAGGACATTCTCACCTCTGCCCATCTGTCCGAGCTACTGTCACACAGTTCAACAAGGTGGCAGGGGCAGTGGTTAGTTCTGTCCTGGGGGCTACTTCCACTGGAGAGGGACCTGGGGAGGTGACCATACGGCCACTCCGTCCCCCACAGAGGGCCCGGCTCCTGGAGAAGTGGATCCGCGTGGCAGAG GAGTGCCGGCTGCTCCGAAACTTCTCTTCAGTTTATGCCGTGGTGTCAGCCCTGCAGTCCAGCCCCATCCACAGGCTTCGGGCAGCCTGGGGGGAAGCAACcag gGACAGCCTCAGAGTCTTTTCCAGCCTCTGCCAGATTTTCTCCGAGGAGGATAATTATTCCCAGAGTCGGGAGCTGCTTGTGCAG gaggTGAAGCTGCAGTCTCCTCTGGAGCCACACTCCAAGAAGGCCCCGAGGTCTGGCTCCCGGGGTGGG GGTGTGGTCCCATACCTTGGCACCTTCCTGAAGGACCTTGTGATGCTGGATGCAGCCTCCAAGGATGAGTTGGAG AATGGATACATCAATTTTGACAAGCGGAGGAAG GAGTTTGCAGTCCTTTCTGAGTTGCGACGGCTCCAGAATGAATGTCGTGGCTATAACCTCCAACCTGACCATGATATCCAGAGGTGGCTACAGGGGCTCCGGCCACTGACAGAGGCTCAGAG CCATCGTGTATCCTGTGAGGTGGAGCCACCTGGTTCCAGTGACCCTCCTGCCCCACGGGTGCTTCGGCCAACATTGGTCATCTCGCAGTGGACAGA GGTTTTGGGCTCTGTTGGGGTCCCTACCCCGCTTGTGTCCTGTGACCGGCCCAGTATGGGGGGAGATGAGGCGCCTACAACTCCTGCTCCTCTGCTGACTCGGCTGGCCCAG CACATGAAGTGGCCATCTGTCTCGTCACTAGACTCTGCCTTGGAAAGCAGTCCATCCCTGCACAGTCCAGCTGACCCCAGCCACCTCTCCCCACCAGCCTCCTCCCCTAGGCCTTCTCGAGGTCACCGCCGCTCAGCCTCCTGTGGCTCCCCGCTGAGTGGGGGTGCAGAAGAGGCCTCCGGGGGGACTGGATATGGGGGAGGGGGATCTGGGCCAGGGGCCTCTGATTGCCGTATCATCCGAGTCCAGATGGAGTTGGGGGAAGATGGCAGTGTCTATAAGAGCATTTTG GTGACAAGCCAGGACAAGGCTCCAAGTGTCATCAGTCGTGTCCTTAAGAAAAACAATCGTGACTCTGCAGTGGCTTCAGAGTATGAGCTGGTACAGCTGCTACCAGGGGAGCGAG AGCTGACTATCCCAGCCTCGGCTAATGTATTCTACGCCATGGATGGAGCTTCACACGATTTCCTCCTGCGGCAGCGGCGAAGGTCCTCTACTGCTACACCTGGCGTCACCAGTGGCCCGTCTGCCTCAGGAACTCCTCCAagtgagggaggagggggctCCTTTCCCAGGATCAAGGCCACAGGGAGGAAGATTGCACGGGCACTGTTCTGA
- the RGL2 gene encoding ral guanine nucleotide dissociation stimulator-like 2 isoform X4, translating to MPPPRSSRRLRAGTLEALVRHLLDTRTSGTDVTFMSAFLATHRAFTSTPALLGLMADRLEALESHPTDELERTTEVAISVLSTWLASHPEDFGSEAKGQLDRLESFLLQTGYAAGKGVGGGSADLIRNLRSRVDPQAPDLPKPLALPGDPPADPTDVLVFLADHLAEQLTLLDAELFLNLIPSQCLGGLWGHRDRPGHSHLCPSVRATVTQFNKVAGAVVSSVLGATSTGEGPGEVTIRPLRPPQRARLLEKWIRVAEECRLLRNFSSVYAVVSALQSSPIHRLRAAWGEATRDSLRVFSSLCQIFSEEDNYSQSRELLVQEVKLQSPLEPHSKKAPRSGSRGGGVVPYLGTFLKDLVMLDAASKDELENGYINFDKRRKEFAVLSELRRLQNECRGYNLQPDHDIQRWLQGLRPLTEAQSHRVSCEVEPPGSSDPPAPRVLRPTLVISQWTEVLGSVGVPTPLVSCDRPSMGGDEAPTTPAPLLTRLAQHMKWPSVSSLDSALESSPSLHSPADPSHLSPPASSPRPSRGHRRSASCGSPLSGGAEEASGGTGYGGGGSGPGASDCRIIRVQMELGEDGSVYKSILVTSQDKAPSVISRVLKKNNRDSAVASEYELVQLLPGERELTIPASANVFYAMDGASHDFLLRQRRRSSTATPGVTSGPSASGTPPSEGGGGSFPRIKATGRKIARALF from the exons ATGCCTCCCCCACGTTCCTCCCGACGGCTCCGAGCTGGCACTCTGGAGGCCCTGGTCAGACACCTACTGGATACCCGGACATCAGGGACTGATGTGACCTTCATGTCAGCCTTCCTGGCTACCCACCGGGCCTTCACCTCCACGCCTGCCTTGCTAGGGCTTATGGCTGACAG GCTGGAAGCCCTTGAATCTCACCCTACCGACGAATTAGAGaggacaacaga GGTAGCCATCTCTGTACTGTCAACCTGGCTGGCCTCTCACCCTGAGGATTTTGGCTCTGAGGCCAAGGGTCAGCTTGACCGGCTTGAGAGCTTCTTACTTCAGACAGGGTATGCAGCAGGGAAGGGTGTTGGGGGGGGCAGCGCTGACCTCATCCGCAACCTCCGGTCCCGGGTGGACCCCCAGGCCCCCGACCTTCCTAAGCCCCTGGCCCTCCCCGGCGATCCCCCTGCTGACCCCACGGATGTCCTGGTGTTCCTCGCTGACCACTTGGCCGAACAGCTGACCCTGCTAGATGCG GAGCTTTTTCTCAATTTGATCCCTTCTCAGTGCCTGGGAGGCCTGTGGGGTCACAGAGACCGGCCAGGACATTCTCACCTCTGCCCATCTGTCCGAGCTACTGTCACACAGTTCAACAAGGTGGCAGGGGCAGTGGTTAGTTCTGTCCTGGGGGCTACTTCCACTGGAGAGGGACCTGGGGAGGTGACCATACGGCCACTCCGTCCCCCACAGAGGGCCCGGCTCCTGGAGAAGTGGATCCGCGTGGCAGAG GAGTGCCGGCTGCTCCGAAACTTCTCTTCAGTTTATGCCGTGGTGTCAGCCCTGCAGTCCAGCCCCATCCACAGGCTTCGGGCAGCCTGGGGGGAAGCAACcag gGACAGCCTCAGAGTCTTTTCCAGCCTCTGCCAGATTTTCTCCGAGGAGGATAATTATTCCCAGAGTCGGGAGCTGCTTGTGCAG gaggTGAAGCTGCAGTCTCCTCTGGAGCCACACTCCAAGAAGGCCCCGAGGTCTGGCTCCCGGGGTGGG GGTGTGGTCCCATACCTTGGCACCTTCCTGAAGGACCTTGTGATGCTGGATGCAGCCTCCAAGGATGAGTTGGAG AATGGATACATCAATTTTGACAAGCGGAGGAAG GAGTTTGCAGTCCTTTCTGAGTTGCGACGGCTCCAGAATGAATGTCGTGGCTATAACCTCCAACCTGACCATGATATCCAGAGGTGGCTACAGGGGCTCCGGCCACTGACAGAGGCTCAGAG CCATCGTGTATCCTGTGAGGTGGAGCCACCTGGTTCCAGTGACCCTCCTGCCCCACGGGTGCTTCGGCCAACATTGGTCATCTCGCAGTGGACAGA GGTTTTGGGCTCTGTTGGGGTCCCTACCCCGCTTGTGTCCTGTGACCGGCCCAGTATGGGGGGAGATGAGGCGCCTACAACTCCTGCTCCTCTGCTGACTCGGCTGGCCCAG CACATGAAGTGGCCATCTGTCTCGTCACTAGACTCTGCCTTGGAAAGCAGTCCATCCCTGCACAGTCCAGCTGACCCCAGCCACCTCTCCCCACCAGCCTCCTCCCCTAGGCCTTCTCGAGGTCACCGCCGCTCAGCCTCCTGTGGCTCCCCGCTGAGTGGGGGTGCAGAAGAGGCCTCCGGGGGGACTGGATATGGGGGAGGGGGATCTGGGCCAGGGGCCTCTGATTGCCGTATCATCCGAGTCCAGATGGAGTTGGGGGAAGATGGCAGTGTCTATAAGAGCATTTTG GTGACAAGCCAGGACAAGGCTCCAAGTGTCATCAGTCGTGTCCTTAAGAAAAACAATCGTGACTCTGCAGTGGCTTCAGAGTATGAGCTGGTACAGCTGCTACCAGGGGAGCGAG AGCTGACTATCCCAGCCTCGGCTAATGTATTCTACGCCATGGATGGAGCTTCACACGATTTCCTCCTGCGGCAGCGGCGAAGGTCCTCTACTGCTACACCTGGCGTCACCAGTGGCCCGTCTGCCTCAGGAACTCCTCCAagtgagggaggagggggctCCTTTCCCAGGATCAAGGCCACAGGGAGGAAGATTGCACGGGCACTGTTCTGA
- the RGL2 gene encoding ral guanine nucleotide dissociation stimulator-like 2 isoform X2, producing MLPRPLRLLLDTSPPGGVVLSSFRSRDPEEGGGPGGLVVGGGQEEEEEEEEEAPVSVWDEEEDGAVFTVTSRQYRPLDPLVPMPPPRSSRRLRAGTLEALVRHLLDTRTSGTDVTFMSAFLATHRAFTSTPALLGLMADRLEALESHPTDELERTTEVAISVLSTWLASHPEDFGSEAKGQLDRLESFLLQTGYAAGKGVGGGSADLIRNLRSRVDPQAPDLPKPLALPGDPPADPTDVLVFLADHLAEQLTLLDAELFLNLIPSQCLGGLWGHRDRPGHSHLCPSVRATVTQFNKVAGAVVSSVLGATSTGEGPGEVTIRPLRPPQRARLLEKWIRVAEECRLLRNFSSVYAVVSALQSSPIHRLRAAWGEATRDSLRVFSSLCQIFSEEDNYSQSRELLVQEVKLQSPLEPHSKKAPRSGSRGGGVVPYLGTFLKDLVMLDAASKDELENGYINFDKRRKEFAVLSELRRLQNECRGYNLQPDHDIQRWLQGLRPLTEAQSHRVSCEVEPPGSSDPPAPRVLRPTLVISQWTEVLGSVGVPTPLVSCDRPSMGGDEAPTTPAPLLTRLAQHMKWPSVSSLDSALESSPSLHSPADPSHLSPPASSPRPSRGHRRSASCGSPLSGGAEEASGGTGYGGGGSGPGASDCRIIRVQMELGEDGSVYKSILVTSQDKAPSVISRVLKKNNRDSAVASEYELVQLLPGERELTIPASANVFYAMDGASHDFLLRQRRRSSTATPGVTSGPSASGTPPSEGGGGSFPRIKATGRKIARALF from the exons ATGCTCCCGCGGCCCCTGCGGCTGCTTTTGGACACGAGCCCCCCCGGGGGAGTCGTACTGAGCAGCTTCCGAAGCCGGGACCCCGAAGAGGGTGGGGGCCCAGGTGGCCTGGTCGTGGGCGgggggcaggaggaagaggaggaggaagaagaagag GCCCCTGTGTCCGTCTgggatgaggaggaggatggTGCCGTGTTTACCGTCACAAGCCGCCAATATCGACCTCTTGATCCCTTG GTCCCTATGCCTCCCCCACGTTCCTCCCGACGGCTCCGAGCTGGCACTCTGGAGGCCCTGGTCAGACACCTACTGGATACCCGGACATCAGGGACTGATGTGACCTTCATGTCAGCCTTCCTGGCTACCCACCGGGCCTTCACCTCCACGCCTGCCTTGCTAGGGCTTATGGCTGACAG GCTGGAAGCCCTTGAATCTCACCCTACCGACGAATTAGAGaggacaacaga GGTAGCCATCTCTGTACTGTCAACCTGGCTGGCCTCTCACCCTGAGGATTTTGGCTCTGAGGCCAAGGGTCAGCTTGACCGGCTTGAGAGCTTCTTACTTCAGACAGGGTATGCAGCAGGGAAGGGTGTTGGGGGGGGCAGCGCTGACCTCATCCGCAACCTCCGGTCCCGGGTGGACCCCCAGGCCCCCGACCTTCCTAAGCCCCTGGCCCTCCCCGGCGATCCCCCTGCTGACCCCACGGATGTCCTGGTGTTCCTCGCTGACCACTTGGCCGAACAGCTGACCCTGCTAGATGCG GAGCTTTTTCTCAATTTGATCCCTTCTCAGTGCCTGGGAGGCCTGTGGGGTCACAGAGACCGGCCAGGACATTCTCACCTCTGCCCATCTGTCCGAGCTACTGTCACACAGTTCAACAAGGTGGCAGGGGCAGTGGTTAGTTCTGTCCTGGGGGCTACTTCCACTGGAGAGGGACCTGGGGAGGTGACCATACGGCCACTCCGTCCCCCACAGAGGGCCCGGCTCCTGGAGAAGTGGATCCGCGTGGCAGAG GAGTGCCGGCTGCTCCGAAACTTCTCTTCAGTTTATGCCGTGGTGTCAGCCCTGCAGTCCAGCCCCATCCACAGGCTTCGGGCAGCCTGGGGGGAAGCAACcag gGACAGCCTCAGAGTCTTTTCCAGCCTCTGCCAGATTTTCTCCGAGGAGGATAATTATTCCCAGAGTCGGGAGCTGCTTGTGCAG gaggTGAAGCTGCAGTCTCCTCTGGAGCCACACTCCAAGAAGGCCCCGAGGTCTGGCTCCCGGGGTGGG GGTGTGGTCCCATACCTTGGCACCTTCCTGAAGGACCTTGTGATGCTGGATGCAGCCTCCAAGGATGAGTTGGAG AATGGATACATCAATTTTGACAAGCGGAGGAAG GAGTTTGCAGTCCTTTCTGAGTTGCGACGGCTCCAGAATGAATGTCGTGGCTATAACCTCCAACCTGACCATGATATCCAGAGGTGGCTACAGGGGCTCCGGCCACTGACAGAGGCTCAGAG CCATCGTGTATCCTGTGAGGTGGAGCCACCTGGTTCCAGTGACCCTCCTGCCCCACGGGTGCTTCGGCCAACATTGGTCATCTCGCAGTGGACAGA GGTTTTGGGCTCTGTTGGGGTCCCTACCCCGCTTGTGTCCTGTGACCGGCCCAGTATGGGGGGAGATGAGGCGCCTACAACTCCTGCTCCTCTGCTGACTCGGCTGGCCCAG CACATGAAGTGGCCATCTGTCTCGTCACTAGACTCTGCCTTGGAAAGCAGTCCATCCCTGCACAGTCCAGCTGACCCCAGCCACCTCTCCCCACCAGCCTCCTCCCCTAGGCCTTCTCGAGGTCACCGCCGCTCAGCCTCCTGTGGCTCCCCGCTGAGTGGGGGTGCAGAAGAGGCCTCCGGGGGGACTGGATATGGGGGAGGGGGATCTGGGCCAGGGGCCTCTGATTGCCGTATCATCCGAGTCCAGATGGAGTTGGGGGAAGATGGCAGTGTCTATAAGAGCATTTTG GTGACAAGCCAGGACAAGGCTCCAAGTGTCATCAGTCGTGTCCTTAAGAAAAACAATCGTGACTCTGCAGTGGCTTCAGAGTATGAGCTGGTACAGCTGCTACCAGGGGAGCGAG AGCTGACTATCCCAGCCTCGGCTAATGTATTCTACGCCATGGATGGAGCTTCACACGATTTCCTCCTGCGGCAGCGGCGAAGGTCCTCTACTGCTACACCTGGCGTCACCAGTGGCCCGTCTGCCTCAGGAACTCCTCCAagtgagggaggagggggctCCTTTCCCAGGATCAAGGCCACAGGGAGGAAGATTGCACGGGCACTGTTCTGA
- the PFDN6 gene encoding prefoldin subunit 6 gives MAELIQKKLQGEVEKYQQLQKDLSKSMSGRQKLEAQLTENNIVKEELALLDGSNVVFKLLGPVLVKQELGEARATVGKRLDYITAEIKRYESQLRDLERQSEQQRETLAQLQQEFQRAQAAKAGAPGKA, from the exons ATGGCGGAGCTGATCCAGAAGAAGCTACAGGGAGAAGTGGAGAAATATCAACAGCTACAGAAGG ACTTAAGTAAATCCATGTCGGGGAGGCAGAAACTTGAAGCACAACTAACAGAAAATAATATCGTGAAAGAG GAACTGGCCCTGCTGGATGGGTCCAACGTGGTCTTTAAACTTCTGGGTCCGGTGCTAGTCAAACAGGAGCTGGGGGAGGCTCGGGCCACAGTAGGGAAGAGGCTGGACTATATCACAGCTGAAAT TAAGCGATACGAATCCCAGCTCCGGGATCTTGAGCGGCAGTcagagcaacagagggagacccttgCTCAGCTGCAGCAGGAGTTCCAGCGGGCCCAGGCAGCAAAGGCAGGGGCTCCTGGCAAGGCCTGA
- the RGL2 gene encoding ral guanine nucleotide dissociation stimulator-like 2 isoform X3, protein MWLLPAPPPAEGAGIEGSSENPAGISAPVSVWDEEEDGAVFTVTSRQYRPLDPLVPMPPPRSSRRLRAGTLEALVRHLLDTRTSGTDVTFMSAFLATHRAFTSTPALLGLMADRLEALESHPTDELERTTEVAISVLSTWLASHPEDFGSEAKGQLDRLESFLLQTGYAAGKGVGGGSADLIRNLRSRVDPQAPDLPKPLALPGDPPADPTDVLVFLADHLAEQLTLLDAELFLNLIPSQCLGGLWGHRDRPGHSHLCPSVRATVTQFNKVAGAVVSSVLGATSTGEGPGEVTIRPLRPPQRARLLEKWIRVAEECRLLRNFSSVYAVVSALQSSPIHRLRAAWGEATRDSLRVFSSLCQIFSEEDNYSQSRELLVQEVKLQSPLEPHSKKAPRSGSRGGGVVPYLGTFLKDLVMLDAASKDELENGYINFDKRRKEFAVLSELRRLQNECRGYNLQPDHDIQRWLQGLRPLTEAQSHRVSCEVEPPGSSDPPAPRVLRPTLVISQWTEVLGSVGVPTPLVSCDRPSMGGDEAPTTPAPLLTRLAQHMKWPSVSSLDSALESSPSLHSPADPSHLSPPASSPRPSRGHRRSASCGSPLSGGAEEASGGTGYGGGGSGPGASDCRIIRVQMELGEDGSVYKSILVTSQDKAPSVISRVLKKNNRDSAVASEYELVQLLPGERELTIPASANVFYAMDGASHDFLLRQRRRSSTATPGVTSGPSASGTPPSEGGGGSFPRIKATGRKIARALF, encoded by the exons ATGTGGCTGCTTCCTGCCCCGCCCCCTGCCGAGGGGGCGGGAATCGAGGGCTCTTCGGAAAACCCGGCCGGGATTTCG GCCCCTGTGTCCGTCTgggatgaggaggaggatggTGCCGTGTTTACCGTCACAAGCCGCCAATATCGACCTCTTGATCCCTTG GTCCCTATGCCTCCCCCACGTTCCTCCCGACGGCTCCGAGCTGGCACTCTGGAGGCCCTGGTCAGACACCTACTGGATACCCGGACATCAGGGACTGATGTGACCTTCATGTCAGCCTTCCTGGCTACCCACCGGGCCTTCACCTCCACGCCTGCCTTGCTAGGGCTTATGGCTGACAG GCTGGAAGCCCTTGAATCTCACCCTACCGACGAATTAGAGaggacaacaga GGTAGCCATCTCTGTACTGTCAACCTGGCTGGCCTCTCACCCTGAGGATTTTGGCTCTGAGGCCAAGGGTCAGCTTGACCGGCTTGAGAGCTTCTTACTTCAGACAGGGTATGCAGCAGGGAAGGGTGTTGGGGGGGGCAGCGCTGACCTCATCCGCAACCTCCGGTCCCGGGTGGACCCCCAGGCCCCCGACCTTCCTAAGCCCCTGGCCCTCCCCGGCGATCCCCCTGCTGACCCCACGGATGTCCTGGTGTTCCTCGCTGACCACTTGGCCGAACAGCTGACCCTGCTAGATGCG GAGCTTTTTCTCAATTTGATCCCTTCTCAGTGCCTGGGAGGCCTGTGGGGTCACAGAGACCGGCCAGGACATTCTCACCTCTGCCCATCTGTCCGAGCTACTGTCACACAGTTCAACAAGGTGGCAGGGGCAGTGGTTAGTTCTGTCCTGGGGGCTACTTCCACTGGAGAGGGACCTGGGGAGGTGACCATACGGCCACTCCGTCCCCCACAGAGGGCCCGGCTCCTGGAGAAGTGGATCCGCGTGGCAGAG GAGTGCCGGCTGCTCCGAAACTTCTCTTCAGTTTATGCCGTGGTGTCAGCCCTGCAGTCCAGCCCCATCCACAGGCTTCGGGCAGCCTGGGGGGAAGCAACcag gGACAGCCTCAGAGTCTTTTCCAGCCTCTGCCAGATTTTCTCCGAGGAGGATAATTATTCCCAGAGTCGGGAGCTGCTTGTGCAG gaggTGAAGCTGCAGTCTCCTCTGGAGCCACACTCCAAGAAGGCCCCGAGGTCTGGCTCCCGGGGTGGG GGTGTGGTCCCATACCTTGGCACCTTCCTGAAGGACCTTGTGATGCTGGATGCAGCCTCCAAGGATGAGTTGGAG AATGGATACATCAATTTTGACAAGCGGAGGAAG GAGTTTGCAGTCCTTTCTGAGTTGCGACGGCTCCAGAATGAATGTCGTGGCTATAACCTCCAACCTGACCATGATATCCAGAGGTGGCTACAGGGGCTCCGGCCACTGACAGAGGCTCAGAG CCATCGTGTATCCTGTGAGGTGGAGCCACCTGGTTCCAGTGACCCTCCTGCCCCACGGGTGCTTCGGCCAACATTGGTCATCTCGCAGTGGACAGA GGTTTTGGGCTCTGTTGGGGTCCCTACCCCGCTTGTGTCCTGTGACCGGCCCAGTATGGGGGGAGATGAGGCGCCTACAACTCCTGCTCCTCTGCTGACTCGGCTGGCCCAG CACATGAAGTGGCCATCTGTCTCGTCACTAGACTCTGCCTTGGAAAGCAGTCCATCCCTGCACAGTCCAGCTGACCCCAGCCACCTCTCCCCACCAGCCTCCTCCCCTAGGCCTTCTCGAGGTCACCGCCGCTCAGCCTCCTGTGGCTCCCCGCTGAGTGGGGGTGCAGAAGAGGCCTCCGGGGGGACTGGATATGGGGGAGGGGGATCTGGGCCAGGGGCCTCTGATTGCCGTATCATCCGAGTCCAGATGGAGTTGGGGGAAGATGGCAGTGTCTATAAGAGCATTTTG GTGACAAGCCAGGACAAGGCTCCAAGTGTCATCAGTCGTGTCCTTAAGAAAAACAATCGTGACTCTGCAGTGGCTTCAGAGTATGAGCTGGTACAGCTGCTACCAGGGGAGCGAG AGCTGACTATCCCAGCCTCGGCTAATGTATTCTACGCCATGGATGGAGCTTCACACGATTTCCTCCTGCGGCAGCGGCGAAGGTCCTCTACTGCTACACCTGGCGTCACCAGTGGCCCGTCTGCCTCAGGAACTCCTCCAagtgagggaggagggggctCCTTTCCCAGGATCAAGGCCACAGGGAGGAAGATTGCACGGGCACTGTTCTGA